TAGAGATGAATGAAAGAAAAGTGATATGGCTTGATATATTAACACCGAAACAGGCAATGCTCTTTGGTTCTATGGCACTAGAGCTTATTGAGAATGGATATAGTGTGATAATTACAGCTAGAGATTATGACTATACCTTTGCTGTTTTAAAAAATCTTAATATCAGGTTTATTCCTATTGGAAGATATGTTGATACACCTATAGACAAACTCATAGAAGAAGCAAAAAGAACTATTGAATTAATTGAAAAGGTTAAGCATTTCGATATTCTAATATCTTATCCAAATCCTGTAGCCTCTAGAATAGCTTTTGGACTTGGAAAGCCATATATAGCTATGACAGATAGCCCTCATAGTGAAGCTCCATCGCGGTTATCCCTTCCGCTAGCACATACAGTAGTGTTCTCTAAATGTATTCCAGAAGAATCTATTAAACCATATATTGTAGAGAATAAAACAAGATTAATACAATACAATGGTGTTGATGAGATCCAGTGGATTAAGAACTTTATCCCTAGTGAAAACTATATTAAATCTTTGGGACTTGAACCATATAACTATGTTGTTTTTAGACCCCCTGAAATTA
Above is a genomic segment from Ignisphaera aggregans DSM 17230 containing:
- a CDS encoding protein of unknown function DUF354 (COGs: COG1817 conserved hypothetical protein~InterPro IPR007152~KEGG: pis:Pisl_0372 hypothetical protein~PFAM: protein of unknown function DUF354~SPTR: A1RRG8 Putative uncharacterized protein~PFAM: Protein of unknown function (DUF354)) codes for the protein MNERKVIWLDILTPKQAMLFGSMALELIENGYSVIITARDYDYTFAVLKNLNIRFIPIGRYVDTPIDKLIEEAKRTIELIEKVKHFDILISYPNPVASRIAFGLGKPYIAMTDSPHSEAPSRLSLPLAHTVVFSKCIPEESIKPYIVENKTRLIQYNGVDEIQWIKNFIPSENYIKSLGLEPYNYVVFRPPEIKASYYKDKNIIDIFELILKKILEMNITVIYLPRYRDDAIIRKYGHFKSFIVPEQDIGVFGPNLLYFAIATISGGGTMPREAALLGTLGISLFPKDLYVDICIRDRGLPHKRYSIFEYSDIIDRILSDIRYVIKEPERFKNIAKYVVNKMEKPSQTILKLLKEEISIES